In Tenebrio molitor chromosome 1, icTenMoli1.1, whole genome shotgun sequence, the sequence gtcattaaataatgcaaatgttattatttgcagTAAATCTTGTATGACAGTGGTTGCCGACCTATTGTTCCTGTTGCGAAGATGGTATTGCACTGTTGCCGAagtgttcatttttttttttttttttagctgATTACCGTATGGTTAATATGCATTAAGATAGGTTAATAATAAGTTTACTGAGTCTACATGATAAAGAAAGGTACCTACAGCAAGTGCTTAAAATGCCTTCGTCCGTTGTCGGCGAAGCACAATTTGTGCTAAAGAAGCTTGTGTTCGCACCAACATTGCTGGATTTTCGCGAACAGTTTCGACCAGTTAGTACTTGGATGATGTTAATCGGAGATGcgtacacaaaaaaaaaatcgcacaGATTTAAGTCCGGTGATTAGGTGACAACAAAATTGTTCCGTAGCGATCGAcccatttttcttcaaaataattctttaACCAGTTTGTGAAGTATTTGGTGGAGCTTCATCATGTAAATATCACATCTTACCTCATGTCGCCAAGGACAAATCTTCCAAAAGGTTATTTAACAcctttcgaaaaaaatataaatacgtTGCTCCAATTAAATATGGTTGACCCAAgctgcaaaaaaccacttgtcatttgcaacagcgttttttcaatatttttgaaccaaataaagccACAAAGgtaccagaaaatcatagtttgaattgaatattttccatataagtacagggttattctaaatgattgtagtcgaagtaggccatgcccatgttattacctttttgccgctttcatgtgaactgtcagttttgtcgctgtcactgtcattttttaggtgaaaagtacggtgatgaggtttttatttatttttgttaaattaacgattgaatccagatatattgagttgttttgcacccaatttgactcccgtgtgtgaacggtgtgtactcactattcacatcattttgatgtttttttttatgtggagcggcaaccataaattttacattcagttttcacgcctacttcgactacaatcatttagaataaccctgtatctacagttttaaagtaatttcaaataacGAATGCCATAAAcgtgctgttgcaaaggcaaagtggttttttgcaacttgagtcaataTTAGGTACGGAGGTGAAATAAGAGACTCAATTATACGATATCCGATTATTATTTTCGATCATACTTTAATTGATagtttttctttaaaactGCATTCACGGAGTGGATAAAGATATGCTctaaagcggcaaaaatcaaataaatatgttcgagttccacaggactcttgatatatgttcttttatagacattttgtaccgtgcgatcaataattagttacttagataaggggcggctatgactttgacagtatcaaatttttcgtatattttccaattaagataataaacgtcaaacaactctcactatgaatcaaattttaacgcaaaaattatttttacttcagaacataaaagattcatcgTTGAATCTTACtatcgtaatggtgttttcaataacggaaAATTAACATACAAcgctgttgcctgtttggctgagtttcggcaaaaatgttcaaatttaaattgaagcaggtatatgcaaccaaaaatacttccgtGCATTCATAGCATCTGTGGACATACGACCAAAATTTCAAAGGCTTCtttaatctaaataattgttgatcgtacggtataatctactattatttaTTGAGTTCCGCCTATCTCTGTTTtgttttcttagttaccatcCAGTATAttcttgatttttgtaaataaattgtaaatttaaaagattttacaggagaattttttttcgttttcaaacttcagacaaaaaaaaaatagccataccacaaaaataatcattttCATTGAAAGTAATATTTCTATCTTCCACTAAATGTAAAAACGTTTGAGCTAAAAATTATTCAATGACTTAATAATTCAGGAAACACacagtaacaaataaaaaactaatCCCATTGTATATTAACTCGCATTGCAAATCCAATTACCAATATTTTGCCTAATTCGATAAGTATCTATCACAGCTGGAAGTGGAAAATGGAGGGTGAAATTAAACCACGTGTTTTCAACAACCTCAAATACGATCCTAGTCGGTTGTCAGCGCGCGTGAAATTCAGTTTAAATGTACCATTCTACATGATAACAGCTAAATATAAACCGACAAATTGTAGTACTTCTCATTGACATTCAAAACACAATAGTACGAACgttaagttaatttaatcGTGATATATTAGCTATCGTCAATAATTTTCTTGCATCCACTGCATCAATTAACTCTTCAGCTCGCACACATTTTGTGTGGACCACATAACATAGTAAACAGTGTAATTCGCTctctattttaattaaaaccatTGTGCTAAGGCATCGTATGATTAAAGTGATCTTGAACACGCCAAAGAAACTGTTTTACATTCCGTTGTAATCTTCTTTATCACGATACACAGTGATATGTGATACTGGCCAAATTTGTACAACTATTGGAACATCCCCGAGTTATGGCTAAGAACACAGTAACGTGCATTTCTCTGTTTGGTAAGTTAGAGTGTGAACACACCGAAATTTATTAGAACTTTGACGGTATGCAATTTCAATTGAATTTAATGAGTGTTTGTGGCGGTTGCATGACTTCATAAGACGCTGTATCTGTGGTTCTTAATACCACAAAAGAGAGTCTTATTGAAAACGAGtatgttattttttcgtttcgaaacaaaatattatttgaaatttaatttaattgtaattgtaaATATTAAACTTGACGACGTTACGTTTCGTCGGTGTGcacattttcataaattaaatgacagtttttattaaatatactgCGGAAAACAAATAACAGGATAAGCCATTTTCAATTTCGAGATGAAATTAAAGTTGAAATGGGAAAAGCTTGTCGTTAATATTTTGCGGTGTAATTTGTTCTGACTACATTATACAAAGCAAAACTTTTCGCGAAAATGTTGTTATATCCAACACAAATTAGTCGTTAGTTTGCTTTTAATTTAACTGATCCAATTAATTCAGTTTAAAAAAGGTTCATGAGCTTTTAAAAACGTGAAGTTGTGTTTCTTTATATTTAACAGAGGCCTTGCAAGATTAGCTGATATCCATACAAAGAGCGAAATTCATATATCGTtacttaattaatattatgtaTAAGAAATTCTTAGATTACATAAACCagtacaaaaaacaaaaaaagagcTGCTTTTTCTTATAGTATATgtagtacatacatatatttatccctaatagaaatattgactaaaatcataaattacACGAACAAAGAAACAGTTTACAAATCACTTATAGTCTTCCTCGAATTACTTTACCTGCTTTCTTTGTCAAATAGCTCGATAGAGTTcaaagatattaaaaatatttgtctgaGGTTATTTAACACCTTGCCATAAATTATCGGAGTGAAGCGCTTCAAGATATGTTGTTTCTTTGTTGatgtgatttatgattttagtcaatatGTATTTCTATTGGGGATAAATACACTATATtgtaatagtagtttatttgacgagtttgtgtgtaaattgggccttttttggcacgtgttggccattttaaaacgcgagtgaaacgagcgttttaaaggcccacgagtgccaaaaaaggcccaatttacacacgaacgagttgaatacaacgtttttttgttctacgaggcccttaaaggctccaaatcgcttaaaacctttaaaattagcttgacgtttcgttttgacatgttgtgacatttatcaaaatccgttcacataggagaaaattctcaaattctgacagtgtcgaacaaaaaaatatattttttttaattaaaatcctttttgaaaattttttaggTTAACTACTCTGATATTCGTTAAAGaattttaacataattttatttgtattacacaattaataaaactgtttgcAACAATTTAGTGGATGCATGTTAATTAGAGGAAAAAGAATTAGAATAATCAGTTTACATCTttaaaaagacatttctttttttgtgtcTAAAGGTGAAAACTGTATcctatcaaaataaattccattttattttatttattgtatgaatagaaaaatatgtttcatatttttttgatgAATTTAGTGGCACATGACGTAAAATTCtaaatgatattttaatatttagttTTGGCACTACAATTTGTCCCATTTATGATGTCATgctgaaaaaattaatgaagcaCAAAGtgattaataaaacaatttaatttttgatatggCAACCACCGAACTTCGATAGTGACATTAAATTCCTCAATTTTTTCTACCAATGACAACAATTAAATTCGATGTTATTGAAtctaaatatgttttatttattcgaGCTCGACAGTAACCAAGGTCTCGCATCCAGTCGActcgttttgtttattttgcattttgcaaTTACAACATTTTGTGAATAAACGATACCGGATTTCAAATACTCGCATATAAAATAATCGGAAATGTTATTGTTCTCGTTTTAACTTTTTCACAACCGGTTTCGAAACGACAAATAAAagtgtaaatttgaatttgaacgaatgaacgaataaaaaaatttggggACTGGGATGTTTCACCGGAACTTTCATCAAGCAGAACCTCCACTATTACGGTGGAATgcattaactaaattaaagatAATTTTGCTGCGGCCTATCCGGCATAAAGAAAGCTATTTTAAATGATGGGAAATGATGAGACGGCGGTCTGGGTGCGGTTGGGGGTATCGTCGGTATACTGCCCACGGAAAACCACTCCGATCCGCGCCCCACGTGTTAACAAGATAAGCGATGAACAACGTGGTGTTACCCTAATTGATTATTATTCTTTCAGAATGGTGCGCGCCCAGATTATATGGCGGGCCATTTGTCCCGAAGCTGTCAAGTTGGCAAATAATGTATGGTAGATTCcggattttaattaattaccgTGATATCTTGAGAAAACACacttgcattaaaatttttgttaatatatTTCATCAAGTTAAACATTCAAATAAAAGAGATAATTTAAGCGATGAactcaaattaatttaaaattaaacattttcagCACATCGAGTAGTGTCTTCATTTAAACATCAGCTTTGCCAAAGCATTATTTCAAAACTATATAATTACCAACATATCAAAAATGTAGTCAGTTGGTACATTGAAAGTTAGCACGACATGGAAAACtagttttattgaaaattatagATGAACAACATTTTACAAAGTAATATCCACAGatatttaataatgtattgtaaacaatataaaaaccttttggaaattattttattatttatagtaCAGGTAGTAACCATCAAAATATTGTTAAATTGGCAGCAATTTGTAGAACATTAATGTTAATGAATGTTAATGTTAATgctgaatttttcaaataaaaataggattttttaaatcaaactgAGAGATATTATCATTGTTCTGCTTCTAAATAAGGCACCTACTTATCATTATTACCATTACTAATATATATAATAATATCATTGTTAATGTTTTACTTCACCTTATCGTACCTACTTTATTCacaatttgatattaataaagAACACGCCTTGATAACatttaacataatttaaattacagATAAAGTGATTATAAAcaactgctaaaaaatcaaagatgtTTGTCCTACGTGAAGAATGACACATTAAATCAAGGATACTTTAAATGGTGTACTTatcattattttacattttattaaaaatagatttgtcatttagttatattttttaacagaaGAAGGGAAAGGTACATGTATCAATGTATGTACCGATTACTTACGTTATTTAGGTACaccaaaagaaatttaattgacAGGATTAAATCTGGAACAATTAATTGCTCTGCATATTTTTAATACCACgttgctttatttttattagtgaCCTCCAATAACAGGATGTACAAGTGTACCTAATCACGAGAGTGTAACAATGTAGTTATCTCTAATGATGTTAGACACAAacagcaacaaaaaatatgacctggcatttataaatcaaataaaaattacatcaCAAAAGTTTTAATAATACGAAATCTgaatatttgcaaatttagaacatcaaatttgttttacaGATTGTGTAACTATAACAGCCCGTTAcgttacattatttttatttaaaagaaaaaaatgagaatGGAAGCGCTGCTAATCATTCTTCTTTGAAGTAAGATaatttgcaataaatatttatcgtCCAAGACGAAGTGAATCCAACCTGAAGAAATAAAACGAGCAAAACTCAAGAAAGACGTGAAAACCTATTTATTGAAATGCAGTCTTTGAAAACACATTCTGACTGTTTAGTAATAACTTTCCTTTGATTACAAAGACtttaaataaaactataaaagaaagttatcacaatttttgaaaagtttgaaaAGGCAAAGGTGCGGTTTAAGGTCTAGAGTCTTTCAAGATAATATGactgtacaaaattttaatacatgACTTATGACTGTAGCACTTATGTAATACACAAGAAAAACACCAGATATGTGCTTTAACCAACCAGTGTAATGGATTTTATCTTTAACAGAACTGCAAACATTCCATTTACAGAAAtgcaaacaaaaataacacgatAACATCTTCATTGTCGATTAGATTTTTgtgcttttgttttttctctttttgtgTGTGTCAGATACACTTTTATCACTTCCTCTCAcaaactaatttatttttctatccGTGACTGTATCGTCTACAGACAGATATATTTCTATAGCACTACCAAAATAGACAGCATAATGCTTTACTTTAAAacagaaagaaaaattacacaaattaCCATCACAGTCATTGTCTTTACTGCTTTAAGACTGTTAAATTTCGCATTAACGAAATTaaattctatttattttacatttattttcgcGTAAATCTCCTTAAATATGAGACGTTGCGTGTATCACGAAACGCAGTTGTCCGTGAATAATGGCCATTAATAGGAAACACTATTCACAAATTGGTTCTTACTTGCAGCTTTATGGTATCTCCACACCATCGCCGCTGTGAAAATCACCAGTCTAGACGTCCCCAAGAACGCCTGGGATACCGTCAAGTTAAATTGCAAGTACGATTTAGAGGATGGAACTCTTTACGCTGCCAAGTGGTACAAGGACAACATCGAGTTCTTCAGATGTCTAGCTGACGGTTCCGTTCAAGAGTTCCCTTTAAAAGATGTCAAGATCTATCACACGGGTAGATCTCAAAGCGGATCTTGCTTTTTCGAACTTACTGCACTCACTCCA encodes:
- the LOC138130435 gene encoding uncharacterized protein — its product is MAKNTVTCISLFALWYLHTIAAVKITSLDVPKNAWDTVKLNCKYDLEDGTLYAAKWYKDNIEFFRCLADGSVQEFPLKDVKIYHTGRSQSGSCFFELTALTPKSGGEYMCEVSLDWPTFQIVTESAHLKIIEPSRIVQPEATTSEVVTLPVEGSKGPRYLSSYVNIFIVLFVIYIY